A single Acropora palmata chromosome 5, jaAcrPala1.3, whole genome shotgun sequence DNA region contains:
- the LOC141881749 gene encoding pancreas transcription factor 1 subunit alpha-like, with the protein MEGPISFRGNRAQMTGQFHYTPDDQLDKNLKRKRRRKSPNQQIAQRHAANLRERKRMQSINEAFEGLRHHIPTLPYEKRLSKVDTLRLAIGYIGFLTEMISSDMSHSQALQPTSAEQPRKVMICHRGFGTQEYGLPPLTGHSLSWTDSKKPKLPSSIMKAKIWTPEDPRIHNNALYSSPL; encoded by the exons ATGGAGGGCCCAATCTCATTCCGGGGAAATCGAGCGCAAATGACGGGCCAGTTTCATTACACACCAGACGATCAACTCGACAAGAATTTGAAACGCAAGCGGCGAAGAAAATCCCCGAATCAGCAAATCGCGCAAAGACATGCCGCGAATTTGCGCGAAAGGAAACGAATGCAAAGCATAAACGAAGCCTTCGAAGGATTGCGCCATCATATTCCGACTTTACCTTATGAGAAAAGACTGTCCAAAGTGGATACTTTAAGATTGGCAATCGGCTACATTGGGTTTTTAACTGAGATGATTAGTTCGGATATGAGCCACAGTCAAGCGTTACAACCCACATCTGCCGAACAGCCAAGAAAAGTCATGATTTGTCATCGAGGCTTCG GTACCCAAGAATACGGTCTCCCACCATTAACCGGCCATTCTCTTTCGTGGACCGATTCCAAAAAGCCTAAACTCCCTTCAAGTATCATGAAAGCAAAGATTTGGACTCCGGAGGATCCAAGAATACACAACAATGCTTTGTATTCTTCGCCGCTGTGA